From a single Nostoc sp. MS1 genomic region:
- a CDS encoding phage tail sheath family protein, translating to MPSTYKTPGVYIEEISKFPPSVAQVETAIPAFIGYTQQAIVRGIDYQQVEADAKAKAKAKAKAKAKAADEADKDAVNLSTVADAAKTAADAAKEAADAAKNKAVEAQTAADTTETTAVVEAAQKAVEAANAAKEAADAAKNKAVEAQTADDAAKNKAVEAAQKADDAAQKAVEAAQKAADAAQKAADAAKTAADDAQKAAKEAADAAQKAADAAKTEADNAAQKAADAAKATQKLLNALQPGKARETAVAAAAAAAKVAQEPVVVRITSLLEYEQFFGRANDETKIEVVIQDFTDSANNLIERKANARITAPNANNLYYAMQAFFSNGGGPCYIVSVGAMTGTIELAALQKGLAEVAKEDEVTLLVFPESQALSDADYAALMSDALNQCGKLQDRFTVMDLKLPTPPQTILDAATTFRGLSLPLDNLKYGAIYTPNIETIFNYFYDEAKVKIFRSVNGAAETEDRDNNTMATYNPATKPGADGTQYALIKAAIDQLPLVLPPSPLVVGQYATTDNTRGVWKAPANVALTSVIKPTLKIPNDQQDNLNVDTSGKSINAIRAFTGKGTLIWGARTLAGNDNEWRYISVRRFFNMAEESIKKATEAFVFDPNDANTWVKVRAMIENFLILQWRAGALAGAKPEQAFYVKVGLNETMTALDILEGRLIIEIGMAVVRPAEFIILKFSHKMQES from the coding sequence ATGCCCAGTACATACAAAACTCCAGGTGTTTACATCGAGGAAATATCTAAATTTCCGCCCTCTGTCGCCCAAGTTGAAACTGCCATCCCCGCTTTTATTGGCTATACTCAGCAGGCTATAGTCAGAGGTATTGATTACCAGCAAGTCGAGGCAGATGCAAAAGCAAAAGCAAAAGCAAAAGCAAAAGCAAAAGCAAAAGCAGCAGATGAAGCAGATAAAGACGCAGTAAATCTAAGCACAGTAGCAGATGCCGCAAAAACAGCAGCAGATGCCGCAAAAGAAGCAGCAGATGCCGCAAAAAACAAAGCAGTAGAAGCACAAACAGCAGCAGATACCACAGAAACAACAGCAGTAGTAGAAGCCGCACAAAAAGCAGTAGAGGCAGCAAATGCCGCAAAAGAAGCAGCAGATGCCGCAAAAAACAAAGCAGTAGAAGCACAAACAGCAGACGATGCCGCAAAAAACAAAGCAGTAGAAGCCGCACAAAAAGCAGACGATGCCGCACAAAAAGCAGTAGAAGCCGCACAAAAAGCAGCAGATGCCGCACAAAAAGCAGCAGATGCCGCAAAAACAGCAGCAGATGACGCACAAAAAGCAGCAAAAGAAGCAGCAGATGCCGCACAAAAAGCAGCAGATGCCGCAAAAACAGAAGCAGACAATGCCGCACAAAAAGCAGCAGATGCCGCAAAGGCAACACAGAAATTATTGAATGCTTTACAACCAGGAAAAGCAAGAGAAACGGCTGTGGCAGCAGCAGCAGCAGCAGCCAAAGTCGCACAAGAGCCTGTAGTTGTAAGGATCACTTCCCTACTGGAATATGAACAATTTTTCGGTCGAGCCAATGATGAAACAAAGATTGAAGTTGTAATCCAAGACTTCACTGATAGTGCCAATAATCTGATTGAGCGCAAAGCCAATGCCCGCATCACCGCCCCAAATGCCAACAATCTGTATTACGCCATGCAGGCTTTCTTTAGCAATGGGGGTGGTCCTTGCTACATTGTCTCCGTCGGGGCCATGACCGGCACTATTGAATTAGCCGCCTTGCAAAAAGGTTTGGCGGAAGTTGCGAAAGAAGATGAAGTGACCCTGCTGGTATTCCCGGAAAGCCAAGCCCTCAGTGACGCTGACTACGCTGCCTTGATGAGTGACGCTTTGAATCAATGTGGTAAGCTACAGGATCGGTTTACAGTCATGGATTTGAAACTACCGACCCCACCCCAAACCATCCTCGATGCAGCAACTACATTTCGCGGATTAAGCCTACCTTTAGATAACCTGAAATACGGCGCAATCTATACCCCCAATATTGAAACTATCTTCAACTACTTCTACGACGAAGCTAAAGTGAAGATTTTCCGCAGCGTGAATGGAGCTGCTGAGACTGAGGATCGTGATAATAATACTATGGCTACCTACAACCCCGCCACTAAGCCTGGTGCTGATGGTACTCAATATGCCCTAATCAAAGCAGCCATTGATCAATTGCCCTTAGTCCTTCCCCCTTCACCCTTGGTAGTTGGTCAATACGCTACTACTGATAACACCCGTGGCGTATGGAAAGCCCCAGCTAACGTTGCACTCACCTCAGTTATCAAGCCTACACTGAAGATTCCCAACGATCAGCAAGACAACCTCAACGTTGATACTAGTGGTAAATCAATCAACGCCATTCGTGCTTTTACTGGCAAAGGTACGTTAATTTGGGGCGCGCGGACTCTAGCAGGTAACGATAACGAATGGCGCTATATATCAGTCCGTCGCTTCTTCAACATGGCAGAAGAATCAATTAAGAAAGCCACCGAAGCCTTTGTATTCGATCCTAACGATGCCAATACTTGGGTAAAAGTGCGAGCAATGATCGAAAACTTCTTAATTCTGCAATGGCGGGCTGGGGCGTTAGCTGGAGCTAAACCAGAGCAAGCCTTTTATGTGAAAGTGGGGCTGAATGAAACCATGACCGCCTTAGATATTCTAGAAGGTCGCTTGATCATCGAGATTGGCATGGCTGTAGTACGTCCTGCGGAATTTATCATCCTGAAGTTCTCTCATAAGATGCAGGAAAGTTAA
- a CDS encoding DUF5908 family protein, protein MPLEIRELVIKASINEGGQQNYAQDVGNFDADVQAAIIATCVEQVLAILKEKSER, encoded by the coding sequence ATGCCATTAGAAATTAGAGAACTGGTGATTAAAGCCTCAATTAATGAAGGAGGGCAACAAAATTATGCTCAAGACGTAGGCAACTTTGATGCTGATGTTCAAGCTGCCATTATAGCCACTTGTGTAGAGCAGGTTCTAGCCATCCTGAAAGAGAAATCTGAGCGGTAA
- a CDS encoding PAAR domain-containing protein translates to MGKPAARINDMHVCPMQTPGVPPVPHVGGPVVGPGVPQVLIAGMPAAVLGDTCTCSGPPDSIVMGSTTVLIGGKPAARIGDTTAHGGSMVIGAFNVLIGG, encoded by the coding sequence ATGGGAAAACCTGCTGCTCGTATTAATGATATGCACGTCTGCCCAATGCAGACTCCTGGTGTGCCGCCTGTACCCCATGTAGGCGGCCCGGTGGTCGGGCCAGGAGTACCGCAAGTTTTGATTGCAGGGATGCCGGCTGCTGTATTGGGGGATACCTGCACTTGCTCTGGCCCGCCAGATAGCATCGTCATGGGATCGACCACTGTGCTGATTGGTGGAAAACCGGCGGCGCGGATTGGTGATACTACAGCTCATGGCGGCTCGATGGTTATAGGTGCGTTTAATGTTTTAATTGGAGGGTGA
- a CDS encoding phage tail protein encodes MTYSYPPVSFFFDVSFQGQFAGERLDKNVVETRFQSVTGLSVDMQTETLKEGGENRFEHILPVRTKYDSLVLKRGLVKDSQMVKWCMDAILNFDIKPIDLLVSLLHVQSAGANQAPQTTAPLVTWKVINAWPKKWSVSEFNAEENSLAIESLELNYSYFEMLGKS; translated from the coding sequence ATGACATATAGTTATCCCCCGGTAAGTTTCTTTTTTGATGTTAGTTTTCAAGGTCAATTTGCTGGTGAAAGACTCGATAAAAATGTAGTTGAGACACGCTTTCAGAGTGTGACTGGTTTGAGTGTCGATATGCAGACTGAAACCCTAAAAGAAGGCGGTGAAAATCGCTTTGAACATATCTTACCAGTGCGTACTAAGTATGACTCTCTAGTGCTAAAGCGTGGCTTAGTTAAGGATTCCCAGATGGTGAAGTGGTGTATGGATGCTATTCTTAACTTTGATATTAAACCAATAGATTTATTGGTGAGCTTGCTGCATGTCCAGTCGGCTGGTGCAAATCAAGCACCGCAAACAACCGCACCGTTAGTAACTTGGAAAGTGATTAATGCTTGGCCAAAAAAATGGTCTGTTTCCGAATTTAACGCTGAAGAAAATTCACTTGCAATTGAATCTTTGGAGTTAAATTACAGTTATTTTGAAATGCTAGGCAAATCTTAA
- a CDS encoding phage tail protein: MADYPLPKFHFQVEWGGTRLGFTEVTGLEVETDMIEYREGNMKEYHKLNMPGMQKLSKITMKRGTVKADNDFYKWWNTVALNTIERRDITVSLLNEKHEPVVVWKVKHAWPTKVQSTDLKSDGNEVAIETIEIAHEGLTIQNG, translated from the coding sequence ATGGCAGATTATCCTTTACCCAAGTTTCATTTCCAAGTAGAGTGGGGCGGTACTCGCTTAGGATTTACTGAAGTTACCGGGCTAGAAGTAGAAACCGACATGATTGAATATCGGGAAGGTAACATGAAGGAATATCACAAACTGAATATGCCCGGTATGCAGAAATTGAGCAAAATTACGATGAAGCGAGGCACTGTTAAAGCTGATAACGATTTTTATAAATGGTGGAATACGGTAGCTTTAAATACTATTGAGCGTCGTGATATAACTGTTAGTTTGCTCAATGAAAAGCATGAACCTGTAGTTGTTTGGAAAGTTAAACACGCCTGGCCGACTAAGGTACAATCTACCGATCTCAAAAGTGATGGTAACGAAGTGGCGATTGAAACCATTGAAATTGCCCATGAAGGACTAACTATTCAAAATGGTTAG
- the vgrG gene encoding type VI secretion system tip protein VgrG: MTDLLIPQNAIYDVATFELLSDGKEITNTYTVLSVTVNHIVNRVPTARIVLRDGAADVETFAASEGPDLIPGKEVEIGLGYDGHNKTVFKGLIVKHSLKMGANGDSILVLECKDKVTQLTIGRHSRYFTEVKDSEAIAQIISNYSGISQSIEATKIKYPEIVQYYATDWDFILSRAEINGQIVLAEKGKLTIKAPNTSGSPLVTLTYGVNILEFEAEMDARSQYAATKATSWNYKDQSLLEMEGTEPTVNKQGNLSGKDLAKVISLEAWELSHSGRVQEPELKAWADAQLLKSRLAKIQARIKTKGYPDAKPDTLIELEGLGKRFNGLAYVSGIRHELNGGAWYTHIQLGLSLQWFYQETDIVDKPASGLLPGVNGLQIGVVVKLQDDPNGEDRILVKAPTIDNQSEGIWSRIATLDAGNNRGSFFRPEIGDEVILGFLNDDPRDAIVLGMLNSSKNPAPLKGSDENHHKGFFTRSQMKVTFDDEKKIITLETPGSNKIIISDEDKGIALKDQNGNTLTMNDSGIVMKSPKDITIEATGKLTLKATQDTSIQGLNVNVKANAQFKAEGSAGAEVSTSAIAILKGSLVQIN, from the coding sequence ATGACTGACCTGCTTATTCCCCAAAATGCGATTTATGATGTCGCTACGTTTGAGTTGCTTTCTGATGGTAAGGAAATTACTAACACTTATACAGTGTTGTCTGTGACAGTGAACCATATAGTTAACCGTGTACCAACAGCGCGTATAGTATTACGTGATGGTGCGGCGGATGTAGAAACCTTTGCGGCTAGTGAGGGGCCTGACCTGATTCCGGGAAAGGAAGTGGAAATTGGGCTTGGTTACGATGGTCATAATAAAACGGTTTTTAAAGGGCTAATTGTCAAGCATTCCTTGAAGATGGGTGCTAATGGCGATTCTATACTGGTACTTGAGTGTAAAGATAAAGTCACTCAATTGACTATTGGTCGTCACAGTCGATATTTTACAGAAGTTAAGGATAGTGAAGCGATCGCCCAAATTATTAGCAATTACAGTGGCATTAGTCAAAGTATAGAAGCAACTAAAATTAAATATCCCGAAATTGTCCAATATTACGCTACTGATTGGGATTTTATCCTGTCGCGGGCGGAAATCAATGGACAGATTGTCCTAGCAGAAAAGGGTAAACTCACAATTAAAGCCCCAAATACTAGTGGTAGTCCCTTAGTTACCCTTACCTATGGTGTCAACATACTGGAATTTGAAGCGGAAATGGACGCTCGCTCACAGTATGCAGCAACAAAAGCAACATCTTGGAATTACAAAGACCAGAGCTTGCTGGAGATGGAAGGAACTGAGCCGACGGTAAATAAACAGGGTAACTTGTCAGGGAAAGATTTGGCTAAGGTAATTTCTCTGGAGGCTTGGGAATTAAGCCATAGTGGTCGGGTACAAGAACCAGAACTCAAAGCCTGGGCTGATGCCCAATTATTGAAAAGTCGGTTAGCTAAGATACAGGCGCGAATCAAGACCAAAGGCTACCCTGATGCTAAACCTGATACCTTAATCGAGTTGGAAGGCTTGGGAAAACGCTTCAACGGACTAGCCTACGTCTCTGGGATTCGTCACGAACTCAATGGCGGAGCATGGTATACACATATACAGCTTGGCTTGTCACTTCAGTGGTTTTACCAGGAAACAGACATTGTAGATAAACCAGCCTCTGGACTACTTCCTGGTGTCAACGGCTTGCAAATTGGGGTAGTAGTCAAGTTGCAAGATGACCCCAACGGCGAAGACCGCATCTTAGTGAAAGCCCCCACTATCGACAATCAAAGTGAGGGTATTTGGTCGCGGATAGCCACCTTAGATGCAGGGAATAATCGCGGTTCGTTCTTTCGCCCAGAAATTGGCGATGAAGTGATTCTCGGCTTTCTCAACGACGATCCCCGTGATGCGATTGTACTGGGGATGCTCAATAGTAGCAAGAACCCAGCACCTTTGAAAGGTTCTGACGAAAATCATCACAAAGGCTTTTTTACCCGTTCGCAAATGAAGGTAACATTTGATGACGAAAAGAAAATCATCACCCTGGAAACCCCAGGTAGTAACAAAATTATTATTTCTGATGAGGATAAAGGTATTGCTTTGAAAGACCAAAACGGTAATACCCTGACCATGAATGATAGCGGTATCGTCATGAAAAGTCCCAAAGACATCACCATCGAAGCTACAGGTAAGCTAACCCTCAAAGCCACCCAAGACACCAGCATTCAAGGCTTAAACGTCAATGTCAAAGCCAACGCCCAATTTAAAGCCGAAGGTAGCGCCGGGGCGGAAGTTTCCACAAGTGCGATCGCCATTCTCAAGGGATCTTTGGTGCAAATCAATTAA
- a CDS encoding CIS tube protein has protein sequence MTGELTKVKIQAYKDKRFENKHGEFDLPINPEQFSQKFKVEYDAAQDIGAQGNDLQFKFTKPEEIKLDFTFDGTGVVPIKGKPNVFHKDVAKQVQELLNVVYTMQSDTHRPNFLRLLWGNFSFGTTNSFDCILIDLQINYTLFAPDGKPLRAKLSATFVSYIEAQRRVRKEGKQSPDVTHIRKVTAGDTLPLMTHRIYGDPSYYLQVAKVNGLVNFRRLMDNKDLRFPPLEKTEV, from the coding sequence GTGACGGGCGAACTCACTAAAGTTAAAATCCAGGCTTATAAAGACAAGCGATTTGAGAATAAACATGGAGAATTTGATCTACCGATTAATCCAGAGCAATTTTCCCAAAAGTTTAAGGTGGAATACGACGCTGCACAAGACATCGGCGCTCAAGGCAATGATTTACAGTTTAAATTTACAAAACCTGAAGAAATCAAGCTGGATTTTACTTTTGATGGGACTGGTGTAGTACCAATTAAGGGTAAACCTAATGTATTTCATAAAGACGTAGCTAAACAGGTACAAGAACTTCTGAATGTCGTTTACACGATGCAGAGTGACACTCACAGACCTAACTTTCTCCGTCTACTGTGGGGAAACTTTTCCTTTGGGACGACAAATAGCTTTGATTGTATTCTGATAGATTTACAGATAAACTACACCCTATTTGCTCCAGATGGTAAACCTTTGAGGGCAAAACTTAGTGCCACCTTTGTCAGTTATATTGAAGCCCAGCGTCGTGTCCGCAAAGAAGGGAAACAATCGCCTGATGTCACCCATATACGTAAGGTTACAGCTGGTGATACTCTACCCTTGATGACTCATCGCATTTATGGCGACCCATCTTATTATTTGCAGGTTGCTAAAGTCAACGGTCTGGTGAATTTTCGCCGTCTGATGGATAACAAGGATTTGAGATTTCCGCCGTTGGAGAAAACTGAAGTATGA
- a CDS encoding GPW/gp25 family protein: MSDVFISVAAGERSDAYLGTGWGFPPTFDPAVKGVQLVSAEDDIRQSLEILLSTNLGERVMQPTYGCNLHDLLFEPFSPTVASSIKEIIRIAILYHEPRILLNQLDLQLDDQIQGVIYITLDYTIISTNSRFNFVYPFYLLEASGNLLAVPPATTEFPVAPKVSAIADSST, translated from the coding sequence ATGAGCGATGTGTTTATTTCTGTCGCTGCGGGGGAACGCAGTGACGCATATTTGGGTACTGGTTGGGGATTTCCACCCACCTTTGATCCGGCTGTTAAAGGTGTACAACTGGTTAGTGCTGAAGATGACATCCGCCAGAGTTTAGAAATCCTCTTGTCTACTAACTTGGGCGAACGGGTGATGCAACCGACTTATGGCTGCAATCTTCATGATTTACTCTTTGAACCCTTTAGCCCTACAGTTGCTAGTAGTATCAAAGAAATTATCCGCATTGCAATTCTGTATCACGAACCGCGTATTCTGCTCAATCAATTAGATTTACAACTGGATGACCAAATACAAGGTGTAATTTACATTACCCTAGACTACACCATTATCAGCACTAATTCTCGCTTCAATTTTGTCTATCCTTTCTATTTGCTAGAAGCTAGTGGTAATCTGCTAGCAGTTCCACCCGCAACCACCGAGTTTCCTGTAGCGCCAAAGGTTAGCGCGATCGCTGATTCTAGTACATAG